In the Doryrhamphus excisus isolate RoL2022-K1 chromosome 2, RoL_Dexc_1.0, whole genome shotgun sequence genome, CTGCGGGGCGCACTGAGGGGCGCACTGAGGGCAAGTTTCTCCTGGgggttgttgtttgtttcttttctgTCACATCCGGTACGGAAAATATTCCAAACGGATGCAGGCAAACACTTCATTGATGGCAGTGAACTTTGGAGGTCACAGAGTCTGCAAAAAAATGATGCCCAAGATTTTATGTAAAGAAGCTGattatttatatgatttttttttcctgtttctacatttttttttacataaagtcACAATGTGATTGATTAATATAGATGCAATACACTctcaaaacaaataaatcacaGCTTCTGCATGCAGGAAAGTGAAATTCCATCCATCTACACATTGGGTGTGGAATAACAGACACCTATACAGTCCTGGGGATGctgttttgggggtgggggggggggggctggcgtTCAGCAAACAAGGACACTGGGCTAATAGAGTTTTATGacactctctcacacactctGAATGACAATCAGGTTTATGGTTGACTGTGAATGAGGAAGTccaataagtaaaaaaaacactcggcTAAATGAAGCGTCACCATGCTGACTCATGACACTTGTCCATGAGCCAATGCCGATGTTTACAAGTAACTAAATAGGTCTAAACAGGTTTATATTCAGATATTTAggaacaaaaatatacatagatCCTATATTAACACAATAAATTGAAATCTCTGATGAAATCTcacaaacaaagaaagaaaaagaagatttGAACTGACAAAGCAAATCAGTACACCAGGTTACCACTTGAATATTCtatcaaaatattgtgaaataataatataataacaaataataataataataacaaaatgtttGTCCAGTAGCTTGTGTGAAACAATAAATCTACtcggggtgtgtattggcaagaatctggcgatacgatatgtATCACAATACTAGGCTCacaatacgatatatcacgaaactgttaacaaggcgatatttttcttgtttttttgtagttaaagattatttcctggaaaaactgaattacaccagcaatatgcacttactaaacacatttttattccattagaacagtatgttatgctgtatcacaaactttcctctgtaaaaactaaAAGTGTAgaatttggataaataaagctttaacatccagctttaaatttacaaaaaaaaacacccataaaaagaaataaattatgtctcaagatcctgctcaaatgttcacattctattaggtgtggaaaaaatgcagagtatacagtccctgacttatccaccatcagaacagtatttttgtggaaaatccaaggaaatacagctgcagTAGGTGgagattctagaagatctagagcgctttttgtgcaggttattgtgtatagctgccctataggagttcacaacacaaaataaatgcataatactacatattacttccatccatctttctaCACCatttatccacacgagggtcacagtttttcaatattttttgactaacaaTAAACTAGAGTctgtgatcatttattaattgttgaataaaaatgcaatagaGCGAGGGATAACTGTATAACTTGTTTTGACTGTTGACTCTGATCCAAGACTTAATAAAAATTTGACTGATCCAaggatttataaaaaatatctcaTGCCAAAGCAGCAGGGGGCACTATTGCCACGAGCAGTAAGGCCAGTTTTGCCCAGAAGCCTAAAGAAATTAATTTGtggaaaacataaaaacatgattcATGACAACTTACGCCTCAATACAACATGGACACACAGCGGGTGATCTTATATGGGCAACAGCTACTGGGATGTTGCATTGATCCCAGTAGCGGTTGTCTTTGAGACTGTACTGTCAGaatcttttgtcatttttccttGAGTCTATGCTTCTGGTCTCTACTTACGGCTGCGCTTGTTTAATACACCGTAAATAAACTCAACAGAGAAGTTAAGTGAGCTACTGGCCCCAATTTTCTGCTACGTTTTCAATTTAGCTTGCCTTATTTCCCCTTTTAGtcgcttttctcttttttggggGCGGTATCAAAGATGCATCCAGCTCACCTTGGGAAACGAAAAGGACATTTCTTGTCTCTTGGCGTGACAGGAGGACATGAGGTAAACTGTGACAAATCTACTTACCATCTGAGGGGCTGTGATGGTGCATGAAAGGAAGCCACGCTGATTTATTTATCCTCTCTCGCCGTCTGCACGTCACAAGTTGCCATCGGATTGAAGATTAATGAGATTCAGTTTGCTGCCGACTGCCCAAATCTAAATAGCAGATGAGTCGAATGGTTGGAGGACAGCGATGTCCCTTACTCACCCCAAAATGTCTCACACACGCCCGATCGTACCACATCCAGATGGTTTATCGATACAACTTTGAATGAAATTGTACAccctcatatttaaaaaaaactcatttgtaTTCATATGCATGTTgatctgtagctttaatgctaaggAGCTGCAACAGTGCGTCTCCAAGAAGCGATACTGTGCACTTGAGCCACGTTTtgcagatacagtaaacctcggatatatcggattcaattgttcccactggttttgtccgatataagcaaaatccgttataaaaaatccgatatatgcaatgaatttttattggaaatgcattacagaaaaattggttcttttttatctgtccgttgtgagcgaatttccgatatatccaagtccgatatatccgaggtttactgtacgttTTACATACAACAAGGAGTGGAACAGGATGACACATGTGAGCTACAGCGCTAACATTTTAACAGTAACATTCACTAACACTAACTAGCTTcactgaaaaacaaaatgatcaaacttagAGCTCAGTCGTTTGTAGTTGACTGTCAGAAAGTTGACAGGCTGCATTTTAatatgtgtagcaaagcctgctttttttttttacacagagtGGGCTCATCTAGTTGGAGGCGGGTCAGAGGCCTACCATGAAGGAAGGAGGTTTCTCTCAAAAGTTAAAGTTGGCTGGCTCTATGGACACATACTACTGCTAGAACTTGAAAAAGTCACATGGGACAGTAAACTCCTCCATTCTTATTGGATTATGGGATATTCTCTGTTATTGAAACATGCCTTAAGATAACTAGATATAAAACTAAAACGAATAAATTTCCCTTTACCGCTGAGAAGGTTGGCATGGGTGCTGCGTCTTGACAGACTGGGGGTTTATTGTGATGTTGAGTTTCAATAATGATCAGACCATACCGGGATAGCAGAAATGGCAGATGGCGTGCAGCAGTGTAAGGaacgtggaaaaaaatgtgCGCCAAAACGGTCAACTTAAATTACGGCTTCCTGCCTTTCCTCTATCCTCTATCCTTCCCCTGCACAAGCAAGTGCGCGCCATTTATGGCTTCCGTGTGCGTCACTACGCACACCCACCTGCGCCCATGTGACCACGCCCCATAAACCCGTGCAACGAAAAACCTGTCTCCTACAAAACTGATAAACTAAACACTTCCGTAATGAAAAAATGACATCCCGAACAGTAGATGTACATGACGCTAACAacacatttttagaaaaaaaagcagccaaTTAAGGTTAACTCAAGGAGCAACGACATACCTTACGATGTTCCACGAGGCTCTCGTGCGTCCCAGATTATCCAGTTGTGTCCGTAGTCGAGTCCTCCATATTGCTCGGTGGCAACCATACCTgcatgctgagctgaagtcaaGTAATGCGATTTAACCAATAAAAAGGTATCCGTTTTAAACTGTACCTGAGCTCCGTCCCATGATGGAAGTTGCcgttaaaaaaagttataaaaagtGTTACGCATTAAGCACTCGACTGACCGTAGTTAGCTACTAGCATGTAGTGCTGAAATAGCCCCACAGCTAAACAAACTAAAAAGCGTATCAGCGCCATCTAGCGTCGCGGAGGCTGGCAGTGTCCAATTGAATACGTTCCTCAGTGTCCCAGTGCTGTCTCAAATCAAATAATCACAAGAAAATAGTAACTACAAACCAAAGAAAACACTAATAAAGAATTTAAAGAATTCAATAAATCAAACACCAAGGCGAGTGTGTGTTGAAGCTTGTTGCTAGCCGTTGTGGTGAAGTGTCAATGCACCAGTAATGCAGTTAATATGCACATCACACTATATGCAAATGGGAAACAAACATGCGAAAGCAGCAAATGGAGCAATGAACCAACACCTTTGAATCAAATGCATTGGAATTCGACACAATGTGATACTGAAACCTTAAGCAACATTTATTGGTTTACACAACAAAAGATTGAAAAACATTGCACAAACCCCAAATGATTACATAGCAATTACATGGAGATAAACATCAGCCTGATGAACTGCTGAAACCCCATTCAGACATTTTGAGCCAGTGTAAGCAACAATAACacattggaaaattaaaatctgagaaaaaagttgtacatttatgacaaaaaagatGAAATCATATTTCCCAATGTGGCTCAGATCCCACATCATCATAGAATTTCATATTGCCCATATTAGATTTATTTGACACTTTTGATTGATTGAATCCAATCCCAGAAAGACATTCTGATTCCACATATCTTATTCAAAAATCACTGCCTTTTCTTGTGGTCTCTGTGTTTGGCTCTGAAATCCCGACGGCCCTATTGGTTAACGATTTCTCAAGCAGGCCAATAAGCACCCCAATAAGCACCCCACTTTGCAACTATGCTCTTGTGTCCTACACAACtgtatgtagtagtagtatatgtaTGTAGTCATTACAGAGGaaaacatgatgaaaaaaactaaatatattcatttcaggctgcacggcggacgagtggttagcgcgcagacctcacagctaggagactggggttcaattccaccctcggccatctctgtgtggagtttgcatgttctccccgtgcatgtgtgggttttctccgggtactccggtttcctcccacattccaaaaacatgctaggttaattggccactccaaattgtccataggtatgaatgtgagtgtgaatggttgtttgtctatatgtgccctgtgattggctggccaccagtccagggtgtgcatAACTAACTAGTGTGCCCAAATGAAGCACCATATGCAATAATGAAGCTGTATGTCGTTTCGGTTGCTATGTTTAATTTTGCACGCATACAGGAGATATTTTGTAGTTTGggtgtgtgtgcttttgtgaATTCAGTTATTTTCCTAAAACGAGACATTTCCGTACcgtaccgtttatcctcactaaaTCCTAGCTGTCCCAGAATTGGAATAGTCCCGGTTCCCATCAACGCCCAACCCTATCTGGGATTCAAAGTAACTTTGATGGAGCACACCCTTTCTTTAGCAGTTCATTCCTCTGCTGATGGTCTGAGTTTTTGTCGAAAAAGGTGTCAGCACGTTACCTGCAAAAGCACATGAAACCAAGTGGAAATGTTATCAGTAAGAATCAGCTGAATGTAAAATAATCTTCACAAAAACTAAGTGAGAAGAACATTGGGAGGTGCAAACAGTCCAACTCACTGCATGGCAGCTTGCTGTGTCCCACAAAATCTTCAGCCAACGGTTCCTTTGAGACATCTGACCCACTGTCATGACCTGTCAGACCACAAATGCATCCTGAGCTGGTTGTTGTTCATGACTTACATCCTCACTCGTATCAGATCTTTGAGGTGTGACGCCATCATTTGTTGTGACTTAGATGAgaaccacgaagaagaagagtGGTGCTCTTCTACTTCCTGACTTGGAGATATTCTTTGTCTCACTTGGCTGATCCTAATCATGATAACTCATGTTAAAAGTTACATATGGTACTTTATACTACGTGCACTTACGGGAGTGTcaagtattttacattttacattgacTTTCCACTAAGAGAAAGGAGAGAAGTGCTTTTCAGGCTAAACAAACGTCTACATCAGACTTTTATACGAGTGATGCTTCACCAGCGCTTTCATTATTGTGGCTTCAAGAAAAGAGAAGATGTTTGACTTACCAGCTGGATCGTATTTGACTGAAATGAAAGAGAAACAAGGTGAAATGTACTTCTCACAAATAGCAGAATGCAGACTTCTTTGGGGCTTCTTGTCCCTCACCTTGTCTGTTTCTGTAGCACACGTACAGGAAGATGGCCGCCAGGAGGACCACAGTGACGCCCACCACCGTGGCAATGATGGCGACAGTCCAGCCTGTTGAGAGCAAAAAGTGCaaactgaatgaaaaagcaggaagaggaaacCTTCATGACTACTTTGCATGCATCCTATCAAACGTCAACCATTGTTATTGTGACACGGATCAATGATGGTGAAAGTTGGACTTCTGACAGGAAACGTCTCCAATGTGCTTGTTTGGAGGACACAAGCATTGGACTAAATGTGCCCTTCTCACCTTCATGGCTCGCGTTGCTCAGGATGCTTCTTCTCTCCAGCTTGGTGACCATGTCCTCCTTGACGCCAGCCAGCTGAAACACACATTCGTACTTGCCCTCCACGTCGGCCGTCACCTCCACTTTCAGGTCCACCGCCATCTGGAAGGTTCCATCGTGGTTGGGGAGCAGTTCTCCGTGCTCCACGTCCTCGTGGAGCTCCTCGCCGTCTTTCCTCCAAAATATCATGGCTCTGTCGGGGTAGAAACCTGTCGCGAAGCAGCTGACCGGAGAAGATGGAGTCTTCTGGAGGAGAGACACCTCTGGAAGCTCTGCACAGGAAGTGGCATGATGTGTGAATGGAGGAATGGACAGAAGGTGGAGAGGAGTAAAGATGGAGAGAAAAGGAGAGAAATCCAAAGCTTGTAATGCTAGTAATCCTCCTATAGGGGGCGTGCTAACATGGTTACAAAGGTGAAAGTACATCATGTGGTTCTACCTGTTCTCATTAGGACCTCCCTCCCATTGTTCACATACTTCTTCAAGTAAGAAGGACAATCCTCAGTGAAGTAAAACATGTTATATTCCATCCAAGCTTGGTCATGGTCCAACTTATGTTTGGTGGGGGCAGCTTGTGGTTTTGCTGCggtccatgtccatgtcttcATGTCCAATGATATGAAGTCTTCTCCATCATAACTGTCCTGGGACCATCCATCAACCTCACCAGTCTCATCATTCCATTCACAGCCGACCATCAACTGGTAAATGTGAACACCTGAGAGAATGACACAATGTGTTGTAAAGCAGACtggaacatcatcatcatcatcatcacactattttatttctgtcaATCATGTCTTTTTTGTAGGTGATTATGGGATGGAGAGAGACAAGCCATTAGTGCAGTACCAGAAATGGTATGGTAAAACCGTGTAACTCTCGGTCCGCCATGCACGGGACAATCCACTTTATGGATCTGTGTGTGTACGGGTGTGTGCCTGTCCGGGTCGGCAAAACCAATGTCAGCTAATGTCCCATTTGCtacactgtacatacagtatttcatgTGAGGGACAGTCTGACCAAAAGTGGAATGTAAAGGAGAGGCATTCTACGACACAGTATTCGACCGAGTACATGTTGGAGAGTATAGGCGGCAACAGCAGTCTGTGTTGGTGATGGCGGACAGGGACTGTGATCTCCTCAGCTGGCCCGGATGTCCATGTGCGCTTGGGTCGGTAAATGGACAAATATGAGTGTTAAAGCAACATGCTGCCATTTTTCGGAAAACTATATGAGAATGATTCTGCATGCTGCAACCACAGTATTTTACTTATTGGAGAATTACCTGCAGTACACATTACTTTATAGTaatgtgtcattttaaaaataatctaatatgatataatattaatgggggctgcacgacggacgagtggttagcgcgcagacctcacagcgaggagactagggttcaattccaccctctggcatttctgtgtggcgtttgcatgttctactcgtgcatgcgtgggttttctccgggtactccggtttcctcccacattccaaaaccatgctaggttaattagcgactccaaattgtccataggcatgaatgtgagtgtgaatggttgtttgtctatatgtgccctgtgattggccggcgaccattCCAGGCTGTTCCCCCTcctctcgtcccaagacagctgggataggctccagcaccccccgtcacgcttgtgaggaaaagcggtaaaaaatgaataaagaataatattaatgataaagCTGGGGACAAAAAAGCAGGTCTCTTTAAGTGCAAAAAGCATACCGAAACGGAACCACAGCCCAAATATCAAGGTACCGACCATACCCTGGTTACCCTGTACCATTGCACCCATAGTGTTTGCGAAGTGTATGAGTACATAAAATAATAGTTGAAAGTTCAACATAAACAAACCTTCAGTTTGGTTGAAGCGCTGCTTAAGAACATCCATGTTGTTTTTGAAGATATGCTCATTGTTTCTATCaatgtctgtctctctcttccAGTACTTTGGATCCTGTGCTGTGATTTTGTTCATCCAGTCCTGTTTGGGTTCTTCTTTCCTGCTGTTGCTGTCATAGTGAACAATCTCAACGTCGTCAACATAACCAACACTCACATACTCTGGGAAGTTTGGAACTTGAGAGGACGCAGTGAAGAAATACTTCAGCGTGTGAATCACTGAAAGgaaaaaagcaacacatgttattattttgtttcatgTTCAACAGTCTGGTAATATTCACAAATAGATTTCAcggtaaaacacacaaaaaataccgTCAAGTACACAAACTGTACTGGGTGGCTTCGACAACAGACACTTTTACAACTGTCATTGGTAAATACATGATTCTTTCCTGCGTTTAAGAATTAAAAAGAAcaccattattattttgttgtttcctgataacaaaatgtaattatgaTATATCGCATGTCTCACTTCAATCTGAACATTTGAGTTTCTGCAGAAGCAacgctttttttatttttttactgacaaTACATAAGAATGTTGACTCATGTTAAAATGATCTTAGATAACTTCGTTGTACGTCAGTGTTAACTAAATGATAAGAGTGTTAAAGCGAGACAACAATTTTGACTCATTAAATGTTGAACAAATGAACATAATTCACTGACTAATgctgattaaaaataaatagtatcCATAATACGGAAGTAATTGGAAGAATACCTTTCTGCTGAACAAACAGGGTTTTTGCGCGCCCCCTATGGCTCAAAAAGGTAAATGCCTGAGTGAAGTTTCCTGGAAGTCACGTGACCTCGTTATTTGACCCGCCCACTTGCAATCGGCAACAACACAATGCTAAACTGAAGTTATATTGGTAGAAAGAAGTATGACACGTCGAACTCATGATTATTTAATTAGCTCTTTtactatttttcacatttttatatgttAAACGCCTATCGTTCACCTGTGTTTTTTTACCGAAATTATAATTGTTGAATTTCGAGTTTAACTCGTTTTTACGTGTTCATTTCATTTACTTTCTGATTACAGCTCTTTGTTTTCAACTATGGTTTATGGTATgattatatttacattcatatcCACTTTGAGTTTTGATAAAGTAGCACAAAAGGTTTTGGGTGAAAAGTGTACTTACCAGGCACCACGCTGTGTATTTGCACAGCCACAATGAAGAATAAAAGAAAGTCCATGGTCAGCTCAGCTGTCACAAATGTATCACAAGATGTTTTCTCGTTGCAATCCCACTGAGAAACAGCGATCAATACCAACTTGACTGTCAAAAACGACAACGAAGGCGGAGAAGGGAGATGAAGGCGTGGCGACCATCTTTAATTATGCTCCACCTGAACCAATGAGAATTCAGAGAATTCCCGACGTCACATATCACTAGGTAAACGTCTCCGCTATGTTGTATTTTGGCAAGACGCCCGATATGGTTGATCTTAGCATGATATGACACTATGTGTCGTATGTAGTTTGTGTTATGTCCTTGTTTGTGGTGATAAAATGTACTTAGCAGAAGTATGTGCAGATTTATGTAGGAGAAAAGAAGCAACGGTGTGAAACGTTTGTTGACGCGAAATCAAAAATCTTCTTCCTGttcaccaaacaggaagtcttCACAGTAGAACAGAATACGTCAACATAGACAGTCACTGTTCGTATATACtttgtatatatacactatactaCTATAAACTATATATACTTTGGGCGTGATCGGCCTATAGtcatttaaatttgtttaaagTGGTATTGGCCAAGGACTTTGTTAGACAATTCCCCGACAAATAGGTCATTattaaaactgtttttatttttagcctttatTTAAACGatatttgtactatttgactCAAACCAAATGAATTTGATGTATGTTTTAGAGTACAACAATCCgaataaattgttaaattatattaatttcttataaacaaaatagaataacacaaataaatatcttAATTAAATAGAAATCTGTACCCAGACTCATCATTATTAGGGATGTCaactatttgtgttttatttttattctatatttaCCAAGCACATCTCCACTCAAACAGgccattgtttttattgttattttgtgctgaATTGTCTTTATATACAGATGTATAACATCTGAATTCAACcgttctaataaaaaaaactactgatatttgaagcaaatattctttgac is a window encoding:
- the LOC131104325 gene encoding major histocompatibility complex class I-related gene protein-like, producing MDFLLFFIVAVQIHSVVPVIHTLKYFFTASSQVPNFPEYVSVGYVDDVEIVHYDSNSRKEEPKQDWMNKITAQDPKYWKRETDIDRNNEHIFKNNMDVLKQRFNQTEGVHIYQLMVGCEWNDETGEVDGWSQDSYDGEDFISLDMKTWTWTAAKPQAAPTKHKLDHDQAWMEYNMFYFTEDCPSYLKKYVNNGREVLMRTELPEVSLLQKTPSSPVSCFATGFYPDRAMIFWRKDGEELHEDVEHGELLPNHDGTFQMAVDLKVEVTADVEGKYECVFQLAGVKEDMVTKLERRSILSNASHEGWTVAIIATVVGVTVVLLAAIFLYVCYRNRQVKYDPAGHDSGSDVSKEPLAEDFVGHSKLPCSNVLTPFSTKTQTISRGMNC